From Proteiniborus sp. MB09-C3, the proteins below share one genomic window:
- a CDS encoding S8 family peptidase yields the protein MRRMNNTKICPVLSAKLQTQSNEELPVIVRVRENDTDKLNSLAHSMEGKVKRSLPLVDAIALNMNMGEIDKLSRDPNVEYISYDSKVFALLDIANASIGGSFPRGIGLTGEGVTVAVIDTGVSPHNDLTRPKNRIIGFKDFVGDKANPYDDNGHGTHVAGIIASNGYSSNRKYMGVAPNANILAVKALDDAGSGNTSDIVSAIDWVVKTREQYKTKIINLSLGSPANNSINSDPLVRAVEAATKAGLTVIVAAGNSGPSTKTILSPGNSPNVITVGAVDDKRTPDTSDDIIANFSSRGPTKEGLRKPDVVAPGVSIMSLSNKSSDGYVTSSGTSMATPLVSGSAALICSKYGNLSPSQIKAMFVSSCTDLKDKQENQGAGIIDLRKLFKSSDNESPKTTPPSRPPRFPISPLPPKEEKRVASSDSFNEFIIVLVLVLLILAINTNK from the coding sequence ATGAGAAGAATGAATAACACAAAAATATGCCCTGTTTTAAGTGCAAAACTGCAAACTCAGTCAAATGAAGAACTTCCTGTTATAGTCAGAGTTAGAGAGAACGACACAGATAAGCTTAATAGCTTGGCTCATAGTATGGAGGGCAAAGTAAAAAGGAGCCTTCCTTTAGTTGATGCCATCGCCTTAAATATGAATATGGGTGAAATAGATAAGCTGTCTAGGGATCCCAACGTTGAATATATAAGTTACGATTCAAAGGTATTTGCTTTGCTTGACATTGCCAACGCCTCTATAGGAGGTAGCTTTCCCAGAGGAATAGGACTGACAGGAGAAGGTGTTACTGTAGCTGTAATAGATACAGGAGTGTCACCTCATAATGATTTGACAAGACCTAAAAATAGAATTATTGGATTTAAAGATTTTGTAGGTGATAAAGCTAATCCATATGACGATAATGGTCACGGTACCCATGTAGCTGGTATAATCGCTTCTAATGGTTATTCTTCAAACAGGAAATACATGGGTGTGGCTCCTAATGCTAATATTCTAGCAGTTAAAGCATTAGATGATGCTGGAAGTGGAAATACCTCAGATATAGTATCAGCTATAGACTGGGTCGTTAAAACCAGAGAGCAGTATAAGACAAAAATAATAAATCTCTCATTGGGAAGTCCAGCTAATAATTCCATAAACTCAGACCCTTTAGTAAGAGCAGTTGAAGCGGCAACAAAAGCAGGTCTTACTGTTATAGTAGCGGCTGGAAACAGTGGCCCATCAACTAAAACCATTTTATCACCTGGAAATAGTCCTAATGTAATCACAGTTGGAGCTGTTGATGACAAAAGAACTCCTGATACAAGTGATGATATAATTGCAAACTTTTCAAGCCGTGGTCCTACAAAGGAAGGGTTGAGAAAGCCTGATGTAGTAGCTCCAGGAGTTAGTATAATGTCTTTATCTAATAAGTCAAGCGATGGATATGTTACATCAAGTGGTACTTCCATGGCTACTCCTTTGGTATCAGGTTCTGCTGCTCTTATATGCAGTAAGTATGGCAACTTATCCCCAAGCCAAATAAAGGCTATGTTTGTAAGTTCCTGTACTGACCTAAAGGATAAACAAGAAAATCAAGGGGCAGGCATAATAGATTTAAGAAAACTATTTAAGTCTTCTGATAATGAGTCACCTAAAACTACTCCTCCGTCCAGACCTCCTCGCTTTCCCATTTCTCCGCTACCGCCAAAGGAGGAGAAGAGGGTAGCGTCATCAGATTCATTTAATGAATTCATAATAGTTTTAGTTTTGGTTCTGCTAATTTTAGCTATTAACACTAACAAATAA
- a CDS encoding M23 family metallopeptidase: MKSSSENENKSLLNVKLADTKKFIIAKASKVKSVNVGIVKEKFKELKKLKFNKNIFNTRTGIIAVAAILLLTFSLIQYKKGVDHEIATRAFNVKLGDMEIGVVRNKQVATDLYDSIHKNLTKEQGLDVVIKEKLFFEEVHAEDEELVNKSALEKKIRSNITFNVVAYAININGKDFSYLGSETLAKEVLEEIKEPYMQIAKQEGSKVEEIKIVEDVKIVRREIPASKVDSFDKVLDMLQKGTDEEKIHVVEKGENYWTIAKKYNISTDDLEKANPNKNPVLIHPGDELSLVVPKPFLTVATYEEKTYTEEIKFETEYEYSDNMYKDQQSVKKKGVAGKSEVVAKVEKHNGIEIAKEIIKETILSQPIAQIILKGTKNPPPKQGTGSFSMPTRGTLSSKFGARWGRTHTGIDLAARTGTAINAADGGTVIFAGKNGSYGLVVDIDHGGGFVTRYAHCSKLYVKKGDKVYKGQHIAAVGNTGNSTGSHLHFEVRKNGVAQDPYKYLGKEY, from the coding sequence ATGAAAAGCTCAAGTGAAAACGAGAATAAAAGTTTACTAAATGTCAAACTAGCAGATACTAAGAAGTTTATTATTGCAAAAGCTTCAAAGGTTAAGTCTGTTAATGTTGGTATAGTAAAAGAAAAATTTAAAGAGTTAAAAAAATTGAAGTTTAACAAGAACATTTTCAATACTAGAACGGGTATAATTGCAGTAGCTGCCATTCTCTTACTTACCTTTTCATTGATCCAATACAAAAAAGGTGTAGATCATGAAATTGCTACAAGAGCATTTAACGTTAAGCTTGGAGACATGGAAATCGGAGTTGTCAGAAATAAGCAAGTGGCAACAGACTTATACGATTCCATACATAAGAACCTAACGAAAGAACAGGGACTTGATGTAGTTATAAAGGAAAAGTTATTTTTTGAAGAAGTCCATGCAGAAGACGAAGAACTTGTAAACAAGTCTGCTTTAGAAAAGAAGATTAGGTCAAATATAACGTTTAATGTTGTTGCATATGCAATTAATATTAATGGCAAAGATTTTTCATATCTAGGGTCTGAGACACTTGCAAAGGAAGTACTTGAAGAAATAAAAGAACCCTATATGCAGATCGCAAAGCAAGAAGGCTCAAAGGTTGAAGAGATAAAAATAGTTGAAGATGTAAAAATAGTAAGAAGAGAAATACCTGCTTCAAAGGTTGATAGTTTTGATAAGGTTCTTGATATGCTTCAAAAGGGAACAGATGAAGAAAAGATACACGTAGTTGAAAAAGGCGAAAATTATTGGACAATAGCTAAAAAGTACAACATTAGCACAGATGACTTAGAAAAGGCAAATCCTAATAAAAATCCAGTACTAATACATCCAGGAGATGAATTGAGCCTAGTAGTGCCTAAACCTTTTTTAACAGTAGCAACATATGAGGAAAAAACTTATACTGAGGAAATAAAATTTGAAACTGAATATGAATATAGCGACAATATGTACAAGGATCAGCAGTCTGTAAAGAAAAAAGGTGTAGCTGGTAAAAGTGAAGTAGTAGCTAAGGTAGAAAAGCATAATGGAATAGAAATAGCTAAGGAGATAATTAAAGAGACTATATTATCTCAGCCAATTGCACAGATCATACTTAAGGGAACGAAAAATCCTCCTCCTAAACAGGGAACAGGAAGTTTTTCAATGCCAACCAGAGGAACTCTCTCATCTAAGTTTGGAGCTAGATGGGGTAGAACACATACGGGAATAGACCTTGCTGCTAGGACGGGTACTGCTATAAATGCTGCTGATGGAGGAACCGTAATATTTGCAGGAAAGAATGGTTCTTATGGTCTGGTAGTTGATATAGATCATGGTGGTGGATTTGTCACTAGGTATGCCCATTGCAGTAAGCTATATGTGAAAAAAGGAGATAAGGTATACAAAGGACAGCACATAGCTGCAGTAGGAAATACAGGCAATAGCACTGGATCTCATCTTCATTTTGAAGTCAGAAAAAATGGAGTAGCTCAGGATCCATATAAATATTTAGGAAAAGAATATTAA
- a CDS encoding DnaD domain protein, translated as MSFILEVTDLDLGDTPVENIFINDYMPMANGTYVKVYLLGYKYAKDNDDKLCVNNESISRHLNIPLSDVLKSWDFWEQKGIIIKHKKEDTDEYDYRVEFLNLKQLYIKNNYMLKTQVNAARSSNPPAYTCTVEDLVESNKIPSINEMFSSIDYIVRRQLVPNEKRKVLEWLYNFNMNPEVVVKAFFYAVEKKGKRNINYIEGILRNWYDMGITNLEALEKHTKIQDERFYSYDRIMKSLGFSSRIPSEAEIKVIDKWFDEWKFTMEVILKACENTKKTANPSVNYIDGILFKWREKGISTVEEIAEKDKPQISVQPKSNGTASPRAGKIKTRFHTAEQRTARYTPEELEAIARKRRG; from the coding sequence ATGTCCTTTATTTTAGAAGTCACTGATTTGGATCTTGGCGATACACCCGTAGAAAATATTTTTATAAACGATTATATGCCAATGGCAAATGGTACATATGTAAAAGTATATTTATTAGGATATAAGTATGCTAAGGATAATGATGATAAGCTCTGTGTAAACAATGAAAGTATATCTAGGCATTTGAATATCCCTTTGTCAGATGTACTAAAGTCTTGGGATTTTTGGGAGCAAAAAGGAATCATTATAAAGCATAAAAAGGAAGATACAGATGAATACGATTATAGGGTTGAGTTTCTAAATTTAAAACAATTATATATAAAAAATAACTATATGCTGAAAACTCAGGTAAATGCTGCAAGAAGCAGTAATCCTCCAGCATATACTTGTACTGTGGAGGATTTAGTTGAGTCTAATAAAATTCCAAGTATAAATGAGATGTTTTCATCTATCGACTACATAGTAAGGCGACAGCTTGTGCCGAATGAAAAAAGAAAAGTTCTTGAATGGCTATATAACTTTAATATGAATCCAGAAGTAGTGGTTAAGGCTTTCTTTTATGCTGTGGAGAAAAAAGGTAAAAGGAATATTAACTATATTGAAGGTATATTAAGGAACTGGTACGATATGGGCATAACAAATCTCGAGGCTTTAGAAAAACACACAAAAATTCAGGATGAAAGATTCTACAGCTATGATAGGATAATGAAATCCCTTGGTTTTAGTAGCAGAATTCCAAGTGAGGCAGAGATAAAAGTAATAGACAAATGGTTTGATGAATGGAAGTTTACTATGGAGGTTATTTTAAAGGCCTGTGAAAACACTAAAAAAACTGCAAATCCTAGTGTTAACTATATAGATGGTATACTATTTAAGTGGCGAGAAAAAGGAATATCAACCGTAGAGGAAATTGCGGAAAAAGATAAGCCGCAAATCTCTGTTCAGCCAAAGTCTAATGGCACTGCTTCGCCACGTGCAGGTAAGATTAAGACCAGATTCCATACTGCTGAGCAAAGAACTGCAAGATATACACCTGAAGAGTTAGAAGCAATTGCAAGAAAAAGAAGAGGGTGA
- a CDS encoding ATP-binding protein — MDKSYIQEILREYENRRDKALFQQKLRQEEVYSKIPRLKEIDEEISKTGLLIATAMLQSPQSYEENLKRVKTEMEKLKREKAILMTENNIPLEYLDINYTCNSCNDTGFLKNGSKCNCLKQELINRAYKMSGVQHALERENFKTFDINIFSTETFEGEQISPRENILNILNRCEGFCINFDEDNEENLLFYGTTGLGKTFMCNCIAKALLDRGKIVIYQTSFKILEIIEEHRFRKNSQQDIDDNNYNLLFDADLLIIDDLGTELTNTFTNTEIFNIINTRLFRRNKTIISTNLSLMELAETYDNRTFSRVFGKFAPLKFFGPDLRWEAYEK; from the coding sequence GTGGATAAGTCATACATACAGGAAATATTGAGAGAATATGAAAATAGAAGGGATAAAGCACTATTCCAACAGAAGCTTAGACAGGAGGAAGTGTATTCAAAAATTCCAAGACTAAAAGAAATAGACGAGGAAATATCCAAAACTGGCCTGTTGATTGCCACTGCCATGCTTCAAAGTCCCCAGTCATATGAAGAAAATTTGAAGAGAGTAAAGACTGAAATGGAGAAGCTGAAGAGAGAAAAGGCAATACTTATGACTGAAAATAACATTCCACTGGAATACTTAGACATTAATTATACTTGCAATAGCTGTAATGATACTGGATTCTTAAAAAACGGTTCTAAATGCAACTGCCTTAAACAGGAATTGATAAATAGAGCATATAAAATGTCTGGAGTTCAGCATGCACTTGAAAGAGAAAACTTTAAAACATTTGATATTAATATATTTTCAACAGAAACTTTTGAGGGAGAACAGATTTCTCCTAGAGAAAACATATTAAACATTTTAAATAGATGTGAGGGCTTCTGTATTAACTTTGATGAAGATAATGAGGAAAATCTACTTTTTTATGGTACTACAGGGCTAGGAAAAACATTTATGTGTAACTGTATAGCAAAGGCTTTGCTAGATAGAGGAAAAATAGTAATATATCAAACATCCTTTAAAATTCTAGAAATAATTGAAGAACATAGATTCAGAAAAAATTCACAACAGGATATTGATGATAATAACTATAATCTATTGTTTGATGCTGACCTTTTGATAATTGACGATCTTGGGACTGAGCTTACAAACACATTTACTAATACTGAAATATTTAATATCATCAATACAAGACTTTTTAGAAGAAATAAGACTATTATATCTACTAACCTGTCCCTTATGGAATTAGCTGAAACATATGATAATAGAACTTTTTCGAGAGTCTTTGGTAAATTTGCTCCCCTCAAGTTTTTTGGACCTGACTTAAGATGGGAAGCTTATGAAAAATAA
- a CDS encoding GNAT family N-acetyltransferase has translation MKGSKVKIRLLRYEDVLEMKNWGKHDDPLFKDYNFPSLNDDEVRSWYNYRSSRKDSRCFSVFDEENRMIGYINIRNIRKIMRTARLGIVFDPTVLNKGYGSDAIMTLLDYFFNDMKMNTLYLDVAKFNKRAIRCYEKCGFRVIRQYQAKHSDLKEETYNDESYVWRDEFFSIRNNIIYCRYYEMKVQKKII, from the coding sequence ATGAAAGGGAGTAAGGTAAAGATAAGACTATTGAGGTATGAAGATGTGCTAGAAATGAAAAATTGGGGAAAGCATGATGATCCTTTATTTAAAGACTATAATTTTCCTAGTCTAAACGATGATGAGGTTCGCAGCTGGTATAACTATAGATCCTCAAGAAAAGATTCCAGATGTTTCTCAGTTTTTGATGAGGAAAATAGAATGATAGGCTACATAAATATAAGAAATATAAGAAAAATAATGAGGACTGCAAGGCTTGGGATAGTATTTGATCCTACTGTACTAAACAAAGGATATGGGTCTGATGCAATAATGACATTGCTGGATTATTTTTTTAATGATATGAAAATGAATACTTTATATCTAGATGTAGCTAAGTTCAATAAACGTGCTATAAGATGCTATGAAAAATGCGGATTTAGAGTTATACGTCAGTATCAGGCAAAGCACTCGGATCTTAAGGAAGAAACATATAATGACGAGAGTTATGTTTGGCGAGATGAATTTTTTTCTATCAGAAATAATATTATTTACTGTAGATATTACGAGATGAAGGTACAAAAAAAGATAATTTAA
- the dnaB gene encoding replicative DNA helicase, producing the protein MSTEIQSLGRIPPHSIEGEQSVLGSMILDKNAIVTATEILRPSDFYKEAHREIYESILEINNRDEPVDLITLSEELKKRNTLDAIGGILYLADLSEAISTTANIRFYCEIVEEKSILRRLINASNEIIAKGYDADEDINIIIDAAEKKIFDITQKRSREGLDPIKEVLLESFSRIEQMALSKGNLTGLTTGFMDLDQKTSGLQKSDLVLVAARPSMGKTAFSVNLAVNSALKGNASVAIFSLEMSKEQLVQRMLSSESHVELQKIINGRLDEDDWPKLLRAMGPLSQAKIFIDDTPGITLMEMKAKCRRLKIEKGLDLVMIDYLQLMSGEGRVENRQQEISTISRGLKGLAKEMDCPVIALSQLSRAPEIRSDHRPILSDLRESGAIEQDADIVMFLYRDDYYYPDSEKKNIGEIIIAKHRNGPTGTVELVFMGEYTKFLNLEKPRQ; encoded by the coding sequence ATGTCAACTGAAATACAGTCATTAGGCAGGATACCTCCTCATAGTATTGAGGGTGAGCAATCTGTATTAGGCTCTATGATACTTGATAAAAATGCAATAGTCACTGCTACGGAGATATTGAGACCTAGTGATTTTTATAAGGAAGCACATAGGGAAATATATGAGTCAATTTTAGAAATAAATAATAGGGATGAACCAGTAGACTTAATTACTCTATCTGAAGAGCTTAAAAAGAGAAATACTTTAGATGCAATAGGTGGGATATTATATCTCGCTGATTTATCTGAGGCTATTTCTACTACTGCAAACATAAGATTCTATTGTGAAATAGTTGAAGAGAAATCAATACTAAGGAGGCTCATAAATGCTTCCAATGAGATTATTGCAAAAGGGTACGATGCAGATGAGGACATAAATATCATTATAGATGCAGCAGAGAAAAAGATATTTGATATTACTCAGAAAAGAAGTCGAGAAGGATTAGACCCAATAAAAGAGGTTCTCCTTGAAAGCTTCTCTAGAATTGAACAAATGGCGCTAAGCAAAGGTAACTTAACTGGACTTACTACAGGGTTTATGGACTTAGATCAAAAAACATCAGGTTTACAAAAATCTGACCTTGTACTAGTAGCTGCTAGACCATCTATGGGAAAAACAGCTTTTTCTGTTAATCTTGCAGTCAATTCTGCGCTAAAAGGAAATGCATCAGTGGCTATATTTAGTCTTGAAATGTCAAAGGAACAGCTTGTTCAGCGTATGCTAAGCTCTGAGTCTCATGTGGAGCTGCAAAAAATAATAAATGGAAGACTAGATGAAGACGATTGGCCAAAGCTTTTAAGAGCCATGGGGCCATTATCTCAGGCTAAAATATTTATTGATGACACACCTGGAATTACTTTGATGGAGATGAAAGCTAAATGTAGAAGGCTCAAGATAGAAAAAGGCCTAGATCTTGTGATGATAGACTATTTACAGCTAATGTCTGGAGAAGGAAGAGTTGAGAATAGACAGCAGGAAATATCGACTATATCAAGAGGATTAAAGGGTTTAGCAAAGGAGATGGACTGTCCAGTAATAGCTTTATCACAGCTATCTCGTGCGCCTGAAATTAGATCTGATCACAGACCTATACTTTCAGACCTTCGTGAATCTGGAGCAATAGAGCAGGATGCTGACATAGTAATGTTTTTATATAGGGATGACTATTATTACCCTGATTCAGAAAAGAAGAACATTGGAGAGATTATCATAGCCAAACATCGTAACGGGCCTACAGGCACTGTAGAACTAGTATTCATGGGAGAATATACTAAGTTCTTGAATTTAGAAAAACCGAGACAATAG
- the rplI gene encoding 50S ribosomal protein L9, giving the protein MKVILLQDVKGLGKKGEIVNAKDGYARNFLFPKSLAKEATDGNIKVLEEQKTAKKIKKEEELTKAKELAEKISELTVELKGKSGENGKLFGSITTKDVSEALKKQHKIDIDKRKMDIDGGNIKNIGTTIVDVKVYPNVSAKLKVKVTEE; this is encoded by the coding sequence ATGAAGGTTATATTACTTCAAGATGTAAAGGGATTAGGTAAAAAAGGTGAAATAGTAAATGCAAAGGATGGATATGCAAGAAACTTTTTATTTCCGAAAAGCCTTGCAAAGGAAGCAACAGATGGAAATATAAAAGTACTGGAGGAACAAAAAACTGCGAAGAAAATCAAGAAAGAAGAAGAACTTACTAAAGCTAAGGAATTAGCAGAGAAAATATCTGAGCTTACAGTAGAATTAAAGGGAAAATCAGGTGAAAATGGTAAGCTTTTTGGCTCAATAACAACAAAAGATGTATCAGAAGCACTTAAAAAACAGCACAAGATAGATATAGATAAAAGAAAGATGGACATTGACGGAGGAAATATAAAAAATATTGGAACTACCATTGTAGATGTAAAGGTATATCCTAATGTTTCAGCAAAACTTAAAGTAAAGGTAACTGAGGAATAG
- a CDS encoding DHH family phosphoesterase, with product MSNKRIFKFLIPDSKLYLLIIGVLISIIAFYEPKIAALGVILLAYLIYYHWKNIHLKKVEWTKYIESLTTGLDTATKYAIINLPIPLVMVETDGTISWYNTRFLQMTDSKKLLEENIKDIMLGFSIDNIMNKKEDTPIEVSFKDKYYKVLYNVVQKSKSRENREEYIIMLYWIDNTGFTTLKTKYNDEKVNVGIIQIDNYDDVRNNTDEANRPIVFVEVDKILNSLAARIGGFIRKYENDKYMLIFENKNLENLEMKKFEILDSVREVDLGNRIPVTLSIGIGVNGKSLSQQFEYANAALDIALGRGGDQAVVKRIDKLSFYGGKSKAVEKRTKVKARVIAHALRQLIDQSEKVFIMGHKNGDMDSFGASIGIYRAVKNRGKQAYIVLSGTNPSIKNIFDRLKSEHPEYLENIITPEQARTLADKASLCVLVDNHRPSYTEAPHLLEIIDKVVLIDHHRRGIDFIEDPVLSYLEPYASSTCELVTEILNYMGEKLDINKFEAEALLAGISVDTKNFTFQTGVRTFEAASFLRRAGADTTSVRQLFQDDINTFITKAEVVKEAKIIDDRIAISKLRKESKDSVLIAAEAANDLLNINGIMASFVLVISDGRIHISGRSLGDISVQLILEKLGGGGHLAVAGAQLEDVDIDKAEEMLKEAIREYFEEGEK from the coding sequence ATGTCAAATAAGAGAATATTTAAATTTCTAATTCCGGATTCAAAGCTCTATTTGCTGATAATTGGTGTGTTAATAAGTATTATTGCTTTTTATGAGCCAAAGATTGCTGCTCTTGGAGTCATACTTTTAGCATATCTAATATATTATCATTGGAAGAACATCCATCTCAAAAAGGTAGAGTGGACTAAATATATAGAGAGCTTGACTACTGGTTTAGATACCGCTACAAAATACGCTATAATAAATTTGCCAATACCTCTTGTGATGGTGGAGACTGACGGAACAATTAGCTGGTATAATACAAGGTTTCTTCAGATGACTGATTCAAAAAAGCTATTAGAAGAAAATATTAAGGATATTATGCTAGGTTTCAGTATAGATAATATCATGAATAAAAAAGAAGATACTCCCATAGAGGTGTCCTTTAAGGATAAGTATTATAAAGTTTTATATAATGTTGTTCAAAAAAGCAAAAGCAGAGAAAATAGAGAAGAATACATTATAATGTTATATTGGATAGACAATACGGGATTTACGACTTTAAAAACTAAATATAACGACGAGAAGGTAAACGTAGGCATAATACAAATAGATAACTATGATGATGTCAGAAACAATACAGACGAAGCCAATAGGCCTATAGTATTTGTTGAAGTCGATAAAATTCTTAATTCATTGGCAGCTAGAATAGGTGGATTCATTAGAAAATATGAGAATGATAAATATATGCTTATTTTTGAAAATAAAAATTTGGAAAATCTAGAAATGAAGAAGTTTGAGATTTTAGATAGTGTAAGGGAAGTTGATTTAGGTAATAGAATACCTGTAACCCTAAGTATAGGAATAGGGGTAAACGGTAAAAGTCTTAGTCAACAGTTTGAATATGCAAATGCGGCTCTTGATATAGCATTGGGAAGGGGAGGAGACCAAGCTGTAGTAAAGAGAATAGATAAATTAAGCTTTTATGGTGGAAAGAGTAAGGCTGTAGAAAAGAGAACTAAAGTAAAGGCAAGAGTAATAGCTCATGCACTGAGACAGCTTATAGATCAATCAGAGAAAGTGTTTATTATGGGACATAAGAATGGGGATATGGACAGCTTTGGGGCTTCTATTGGTATATATAGAGCAGTAAAAAATAGAGGCAAACAAGCTTATATAGTATTAAGTGGAACGAATCCCTCTATAAAAAACATATTTGACAGACTTAAATCTGAGCATCCAGAATATCTGGAGAATATAATAACGCCAGAGCAGGCTAGGACCTTGGCAGATAAGGCCTCTTTGTGTGTGTTAGTTGACAATCATAGACCAAGCTATACTGAGGCCCCGCATCTTTTGGAGATTATCGATAAGGTTGTGCTTATTGACCATCATAGAAGAGGCATAGATTTTATAGAAGACCCTGTATTATCCTATCTAGAGCCTTATGCATCTTCTACATGCGAGTTAGTTACAGAGATACTAAACTATATGGGAGAAAAGCTGGATATTAATAAATTCGAGGCAGAAGCCCTTTTGGCAGGTATTAGTGTAGATACTAAAAACTTTACTTTCCAGACAGGGGTAAGAACCTTTGAGGCTGCATCCTTTTTAAGAAGGGCAGGTGCTGATACTACTTCTGTAAGGCAGCTTTTCCAAGATGACATAAATACATTTATAACAAAAGCCGAAGTAGTAAAAGAAGCTAAGATAATAGATGATAGAATAGCGATATCAAAGCTGAGAAAAGAGAGCAAGGATTCAGTTCTCATAGCTGCTGAAGCAGCAAATGATCTTCTTAATATTAATGGCATAATGGCTTCCTTCGTTTTAGTCATTAGCGATGGAAGAATCCATATTAGCGGAAGGTCATTAGGTGATATCAGTGTACAGCTCATACTTGAAAAGCTAGGTGGCGGTGGTCACTTAGCAGTGGCAGGAGCTCAGCTAGAAGATGTAGATATAGATAAAGCAGAAGAAATGCTAAAAGAAGCTATAAGAGAATATTTTGAGGAAGGTGAAAAATAA
- a CDS encoding DUF2232 domain-containing protein, translated as MKNLNLGEKTTRVVETALITTFVTLIMLFGYNVFPIITLFYPVPFIILGVRHNTKYNIYGVLASNILIGVFVDIFTDKLIFLILGLISIILTYMINKKYKPHQILTGGIIGIIATSLLSVTIIGYMTGVSFLSKISTFLTESMKLNLNMLKEMEISTYEFSMMKDALMAIVEYTIIIIPATLIIFAVFVVYINYWMSTAILRRLGHRTVEIPRFMYFRLPSNAIMGAVVIIAAALVVRYMKLFYYETIFINTLILISFVFFMQGLSVTVFLMNKRKMHKITKAILIFLIIVNVPIGLLISFIGLLDVIIDFRKLKRVE; from the coding sequence GTGAAAAATTTGAACTTAGGAGAAAAGACAACTCGGGTTGTTGAAACTGCCCTTATTACAACATTTGTGACTCTAATTATGCTCTTTGGATATAATGTGTTTCCAATAATAACTTTATTTTATCCAGTGCCCTTTATAATTCTTGGGGTAAGGCATAATACAAAATACAACATATATGGAGTCCTAGCATCTAATATACTAATAGGGGTATTTGTTGACATATTCACTGATAAGTTAATATTTTTGATACTTGGGTTGATTTCTATTATTTTAACTTATATGATAAATAAAAAATATAAGCCACACCAAATATTGACTGGGGGAATCATAGGTATTATAGCAACTTCATTGTTATCTGTGACTATTATTGGATATATGACAGGTGTTAGCTTTTTATCCAAAATCAGCACATTTTTAACGGAAAGTATGAAGCTTAATCTGAATATGTTAAAAGAAATGGAGATTTCTACATACGAATTTTCTATGATGAAGGATGCTTTAATGGCAATTGTAGAGTATACAATAATAATCATACCAGCAACTTTAATAATTTTTGCTGTTTTTGTTGTATATATAAACTATTGGATGTCTACGGCAATACTTAGGAGATTAGGGCATAGAACAGTAGAAATTCCTAGATTCATGTATTTTAGGCTTCCCAGCAATGCTATAATGGGTGCTGTAGTTATTATAGCAGCTGCCCTAGTAGTTAGATATATGAAGCTTTTTTACTATGAGACAATATTTATTAATACACTAATTTTAATATCCTTTGTTTTCTTTATGCAGGGTTTGTCCGTCACGGTTTTTCTAATGAATAAAAGAAAGATGCATAAAATTACAAAAGCTATTCTCATATTTCTAATAATCGTAAATGTGCCAATAGGCCTATTAATTTCTTTTATAGGTTTATTAGATGTAATAATTGATTTTAGAAAATTGAAAAGGGTGGAATAA
- a CDS encoding MazG-like family protein: MSFNDKNIDVTKNIKVIEWLKSELLMAVASLYELLVKGIQNSHDAMLDSVSNIILVAYLLGKRLGVSYESIDAKVEEKAKLALVEEHKIEQWYGDLGSLLEYFKRKRS; the protein is encoded by the coding sequence AGAATATAGATGTAACAAAAAACATAAAGGTTATAGAGTGGTTAAAAAGTGAACTGCTTATGGCTGTTGCATCATTGTATGAGCTTTTGGTGAAGGGTATCCAAAATAGTCATGATGCAATGCTTGATTCAGTATCCAATATAATACTTGTGGCATATCTACTTGGGAAAAGGCTTGGGGTTTCATATGAAAGTATAGATGCAAAGGTAGAAGAAAAAGCTAAGCTTGCGCTTGTAGAGGAACATAAAATTGAACAATGGTATGGAGACTTAGGTAGTTTATTAGAATATTTTAAGAGAAAAAGGAGTTAG